The Neodiprion virginianus isolate iyNeoVirg1 chromosome 5, iyNeoVirg1.1, whole genome shotgun sequence genome contains a region encoding:
- the LOC124305305 gene encoding formin-binding protein 4-like produces the protein MKRRQRRPVLDINSEQSESPRGRWQNKYQQIAVDHPEQNGNPNNPLASLLGQYNSDSETEDVKQESNQLNDKVNDFLKEIQMIIPDTVNSNNTKKTTDPMIPSQRSSQPGQNETSNSPWQECFDETTGYPYYWHIETNEVTWEMPSEMRLHREKSSQVNQNQNQVAIQHQTHPAHTQVQWPNFLPNTYPELQTNIPEGMIPKEVVARNRNRQVGISRGNQPSTELTTEAPKKTGPKDDESDDEKIEMITSFGDDESESDGSDSDSALKKSTCDKVSAQKIHKLKEVCKNSLSEVEESPSIGPFLPLEIIPMIHGPENVSENGNSHVDNGIESVTKVEGRDENVYSSRKIENSLVNQKVTVKSEDSEEENILMRLKNQAKLLQSLGGEVPESVETLIKDEVNDQAENLEQDDIISQIEKEMPVDHARNFSSISKMKSETLKGLSSESSRLQETKKNKDIKISLVAGYSDDSDFEEETSPKKTGNAQPLFPIMSNYTGKENSDNVLHSTLKVSDEFNPAKDVSVVNLGIKGAEQKQWDFVNAGKLSNSSAEDADNADGDSRGTTDNTSQSALNGQESLESSETRTTRLDTELSRQQTFLENLEMPVKGFQRKKRIAFDVVPNKISKPQSESVTNQASRTEPSSLTFSTTGTSLDDSERHGFGFHKESKAQPDAETGDSSGEVSRDRITSNKQKTDKETSQSNKCISFVKGETTDSSISTEENVKSEVDKPIVDNKQLKEMTEIVMEKIKFLSEGSQNLSAIQIMVIQLQTLVGAWEAGDLKEGYLHEWLKGTGLELGRLEQAAAPPGWDCHWDRSHKRYYYRNSVTGEAQWTYPEADVVGGTEEMDLCTTPPPPEDEGLQLIEEASNETEQKPKLDSMPLIITGDNKIIQVTKDEYKSLEAPPPPQISSPSPPPPPRIFAADLKKGKKRRGSTSERSLDSKKEKTETAGSSSDGNVSVDPPLPSSPPKNPSQPPLPPTPPHPAVIPNPPSSEPLPPGVDPKDMPYPLPAVTAVEQSVVYPGPTQQTNPIYAATISDRGIAVPIIDHRSTIIQGQLMHYPTYQHLHNQAMIAAAGSLTGQEAVQFVITDYAQVYANTQVIAKPPVKSQTESLGSALDSFYSDIASIEKTNSEQECMIQQDIETRRKEAATPPLATLPNTVITSSSHAEIEQPNASIDLAGKEKKKKKTKIGIGKKQKEMSTMVAKWQKAQQDFGDSE, from the exons ATGAAGAGACGACAGCGGAGGCCCGTTTTGGATATCAATAGCGAACAATCAGAATCTCCTCGCGGACGCTGGCAAA aCAAATATCAACAGATCGCTGTTGATCACCCAGAACAAAATGGAAACCCGAATAATCCATTGGCCAGTTTACTTGGCCAGTATAACTCGGACAGTGAAACCGAAGATGTGAAACAAGAATCCAATCAACTGAATGATAAAGTTAACGACTTTTTAAAG GAGATTCAAATGATCATCCCGGACACTGTTAATTCTAACAATACTAAGAAAACGACCGATCCAATGATTCCATCACAGCGGAGTAGTCAGCCTGGGCAAAATGAAACCTCAAACAGcc CCTGGCAAGAATGTTTCGATGAGACAACAGGTTACCCGTATTACTGGCACATTGAAACAAACGAAGTAACTTGGGAAATGCCAAGTGAAATGAGATTACACCGGGAAAAATCCTCTCAAGTTAATCAGAATCAGAATCAGGTCGCAATACAGCATCAAACTCATCCTGCTCACACCCAAGTACAATGGCCAAATTTTCTGCCAAACACAT ATCCAGAACTGCAAACCAACATTCCAGAGGGAATGATACCCAAAGAAGTCGTTGctagaaatagaaatagacAAGTTGGTATATCTAGAGGGAATCAACCAAGTACTGAACTCACTACTGAAGCTCCAAAAAAAACTGGGCCAAAGGATGATGAATCTGACGATGA gaaaattgaaatgataaCGTCGTTTGGCGATGATGAAAGTGAGTCTGACGGAAGCGACAGTGATTctgcattgaaaaaatcaacatgTGACAAAGTCTCTGcccaaaaaattcataaattgaaAGAAGTTTGTAAGAATTCCCTGTCCGAAGTCGAGGAAAGTCCTTCTATTGGTCCTTTTCTTCCACTGGAAATCATTCCCATGATACACGGACCTGAGAACGTTAGTGAAAATGGTAATAGTCATGTAGATAATGGTATAGAAAGTGTTACCAAAGTCGAGGGAAGGGATGAAAATGTATATTCGAgcagaaaaattgagaattctTTAGTGAACCAAAAGGTGACTGTTAAGTCTGAGGATAGTGAAGAAGAGAATATATTAATGAGACTCAAGAACCAGGCAAAGCTGCTACAGTCATTGGGAGGTGAGGTTCCAGAGTCTGTTGAAACTTTGATAAAGGATGAAGTAAACGATCAGGCAGAAAATCTGGAACAAGATGACATAATTTCACagatagagaaagagatgCCCGTGGATCACGCGAGAAATTTTAGTTCTATTAGTAAAATGAAATCAGAAACATTGAAGGGCTTGAGTAGCGAATCATCCAGACTACAAGAGACTAAGAAAAACAAGGATATCAAAATCTCACTTGTTGCTGGGTACAGCGACGACTCCGACTTTGAGGAGGAAACTTCACCCAAGAAAACTGGGAATGCTCAACCACTATTTCCAATAATGTCCAACTATACCGGCAAAGAGAATTCTGATAATGTGTTGCACAGTACACTGAAAGTTTCCGACGAATTTAATCCTGCAAAGGATGTTTCTGTGGTTAATTTAGGAATAAAAGGTGCAGAACAGAAGCAATGGGATTTTGTTAATGCTGGTAAATTATCGAACAGCAGTGCAGAGGACGCAGACAATGCAGACGGCGATTCAAGAGGAACAACTGATAATACGAGTCAGTCAGCGCTGAATGGACAAGAAAGCTTAGAATCTAGTGAAACTAGGACAACCAGATTGGACACTGAATTAAGCCGTCAACAAACTTTTTTGGAGAACTTGGAAATGCCAGTTAAAGGATTTCAgcgaaaaaaacgaattgcttttgatg TTGTGCCAAACAAAATAAGCAAACCACAGTCGGAGTCTGTGACAAATCAGGCTTCGAGAACTGAACCCTCATCTTTGACTTTTTCGACAACTGGAACATCTCTGGATGATTCAGAACGCCATGGGTTTGGATTTCATAAAGAATCTAAGGCGCAACCAGACGCTGAGACTGGAGATTCCTCCGGAGAAGTTTCAAGAGATAGAATTACCagcaacaaacaaaaaacagaTAAAGAAACTAGTCAATCAAACAAATGCATAAGCTTTGTCAAGGGAGAAACGACTGATAGCTCTATCAGTACAGAGGAAAATGTCAAGTCTGAAGTAGATAAACCAATTGTTGACAATAAACAGTTAAAAGAAATGACTGAGATTgttatggaaaaaattaaatttctctcTGAGGGAAGCCAGAATCTTTCGGCCATTCAAATAATGGTGATACAGCTCCAA ACCTTGGTTGGCGCATGGGAGGCAGGAGACTTGAAGGAAGGCTACTTGCATGAGTGGTTGAAGGGTACGGGACTTGAGTTGGGCAGATTAGAGCAGGCAGCTGCGCCTCCAGGATGGGATTGCCACTGGGATAG ATCGCATAAACGATACTACTATCGCAACTCTGTCACTGGGGAGGCTCAATGGACATATCCAGAGGCTGATGTTGTTGGCGGTACTGAAGAAATGGACTTGTGCACCACGCCACCTCCCCCAGAGGACGAGGGTCTGCAGCTAATCG AAGAGGCGTCAAATGAAACTGAGCAGAAACCTAAATTGGATTCAATGCCATTAATTATTACTGGCGACAACAAAATCATCCAGGTAACCAAGGACGAGTATAAAAGCTTAGAGGCTCCACCTCCACCTCAGATTTCAAGTCCAAGTCCTCCGCCACCGCCGCGAATATTTGCAGCCGACTTGAAGAAAGGTAAAAAACGACGAGGAAGTACCAGTGAGCGGAGTTTAGactcaaaaaaagaaaaaacag AGACGGCAGGTTCTTCATCCGATGGAAACGTCAGTGTGGATCCCCCGCTGCCCTCGTCTCCCCCCAAGAACCCTTCTCAGCCTCCACTTCCTCCGACTCCTCCTCATCCTGCGGTTATTCCAAACCCACCTAGCAGTGAACCCTTACCTCCAGGTGTCGACCCTAAAGATATGCCTTATCCTCTGCCGGCTGTAACTGCGGTGGAGCAGAGCGTTGTCTACCCTGGGCCAACGCAGCAGACAAATCCGATTTACGCAGCAACGATCAGTGATCGAGGGATAGCTGTTCCAATTATTGATCACCGGTCGACGATCATTCAAGGACAACTAATGCACTACCCAACGTATCAGCATTTGCACAAT cAAGCAATGATCGCGGCAGCAGGAAGTCTGACAGGCCAGGAAGCCGTACAATTCGTGATAACAGATTATGCTCAAGTTTATGCCAATACACAGGTGATTGCCAAGCCTCCTGTCAAATCGCAGACCGAATCGCTGGGCTCAGCCCTTGATTCGTTTTACAGCGATATTGCATCtatcgaaaaaacaaactcaGAACAAGAATGTATGATTCAACAAGACATTGAAACACGCCGGAAAGAAGCTGCTACTCCTCCACTAGCAACATTGCCTAACACAGTAATTACGTCATCTTCGCATGCAGAAATCGAACAGCCTAACGCGTCTATAGATCTTgcagggaaagagaaaaagaagaaaaag acGAAAATAGGTATTGGGAAGAAACAGAAAGAGATGTCGACTATGGTAGCGAAATGGCAGAAAGCTCAGCAGGACTTTGGTGACAGCGAATAG
- the LOC124305308 gene encoding 40S ribosomal protein S13: MGRMHAPGKGISQSALPYRRSVPTWLKLTPEDCKEHIYKLAKKGLTPSQIGVILRDSHGVAQVRFLTGNKILRIQKAMGLAPDLPEDLYYLIKKAVAIRKHLERNRKDKDSKFRLILVESRIHRLARYYKTKSTLPPNWKYESSTASALVA; the protein is encoded by the exons AAAGGGTATTTCCCAGTCAGCGTTGCCCTACAGGCGCAGCGTTCCAACATGGCTGAAACTCACCCCAGAGGACTGTAAGGAACACATTTATAAACTGGCCAAGAAGGGTCTGACTCCGTCTCAAATTG GTGTGATTCTTCGTGATTCTCATGGAGTTGCCCAAGTCCGGTTTTTGACCGGCAACAAGATCCTGCGCATCCAGAAGGCAATGGGGCTGGCGCCTGACCTACCAGAGGATTTGTACTACCTGATCAAGAAGGCAGTAGCTATCCGCAAACACTTGGAGCGCAATCGCAAGGACAAGGACAGCAAGTTCCGTTTGATTCTAGTAGAGTCGAGAATCCACAGGCTTGCTCGTTACTACAAAACCAAAAGTACCCTTCCTCCCAACTGGAAGTACGAAAGCTCCACAGCTAGCGCCCTTGTCGCTTAA